A single Pedobacter sp. PACM 27299 DNA region contains:
- a CDS encoding DUF5977 domain-containing protein, which translates to MAGICVNCITKEAQTRLYGYIISEISYKTTKVKFNYKSERRLDVKDGGTSHALNDISIYDNLSNSLIKKTIFSTSYFQSNDNTLTINGIPSIIDDYLQKRLRLDEILEISNLGKVTPAYKFSYNKHNKSLKLPHRLSNAQDHWGYYNGASQNLCLIGQYTWLNSSGVYECNLADRFVHSNYNKAFILDEIIHTTKGTTKYFYDNDTDFLPGLRIKEIQSFSGETADVQSKLYEYSNVSIAGGIPVYRQQYDITEMHPGTIVNSGSVAVGSTYCDENYVEPYLAFQNPINFSGDFFGSNAYYGLVRESIPNNGYTESYFSTEESDDIMLDASVYPLIINKPGLLSGKLIRETTHNEEGKLIKESNFIYRKYYRLIVKEEDCAKFINSTCFENVRFFPLYTGFAFLVKKEEISFSGFNENKIITEYSYDGIPDVFKNGEWAMKMNLLMPAPLHHFISGTRTSLSDKSELIVQSKYPIDYSSDINGWATTNNWDAASLAIKHMISNWIINKPIEQINIIKRENSEYVISSNLFTYDFFSTAAFSGINIKSVFELKLQNPISYNVGFSSKIIKEGNNYKFNFNENYKPNIIFDAYDSNNNLLQYHEMYKPNTALLRGYKKSLITVSAVNAAFDEVYYDGFEENLNVNVLTDKNSSYNGLRYMKANSLFIGWIKPNAKTYIITYWYLVGLVWKYEEQIYDGPLTLSKGTGYDDICIYPSDAKIMIYNYKPLIGLESLTDSRGNVKHFEYDDFNRLESIKDQNKDIIGAYIYHYNTITTNFLNSATSITFKKEGCPNQAVGSSIIYTIPEGKYSSPFSQKEADGMAQEDLKKNGQAYANIHGECLGGTQPYFNVDMIRKFKAECGPGQAGDEIEYIVDAGDFSSMISLSDANNKALNKLIYQGQLEANLTCRDMGQVEWDSSVSDNNARIVSIKFYNLSGTTLLYQLTAPELYNMYDIHHVNTGNYKIIVEVHGDYYEDIEQTGYKSLKMTSSSVPIQQICLKHPQEGKNSIYIFNSVSIGLMGSVRFVIMGVNCN; encoded by the coding sequence ATGGCTGGTATATGTGTGAATTGTATAACCAAAGAAGCACAGACAAGATTGTATGGTTATATTATTAGTGAAATTTCTTACAAAACTACTAAAGTTAAATTCAATTATAAATCTGAAAGAAGATTAGATGTAAAAGACGGGGGAACTTCACATGCATTAAATGACATCTCCATATATGATAATTTGTCTAACAGCCTAATAAAAAAAACTATTTTTTCAACCAGCTATTTCCAAAGCAATGATAACACACTAACAATCAATGGAATACCATCAATCATTGATGATTACTTGCAAAAAAGATTAAGACTTGATGAAATTTTGGAAATCTCTAATCTTGGTAAGGTGACTCCAGCTTATAAGTTTTCTTACAATAAGCATAATAAGTCGTTAAAGTTACCGCATAGATTATCAAATGCTCAAGATCATTGGGGTTACTACAATGGAGCTTCTCAAAATCTATGCTTGATAGGACAATATACATGGCTTAACTCTTCAGGTGTTTATGAATGTAATTTGGCAGATAGATTTGTTCATTCAAACTATAACAAAGCTTTTATATTGGACGAAATTATCCATACCACTAAAGGAACCACTAAATATTTCTACGACAATGACACAGATTTCCTACCCGGATTAAGAATAAAAGAAATTCAAAGTTTTTCTGGAGAAACGGCAGACGTTCAGTCTAAGCTTTACGAATACTCAAATGTTTCTATTGCTGGAGGAATACCTGTTTATAGACAGCAATATGATATTACTGAGATGCATCCTGGAACAATTGTTAATTCAGGATCAGTAGCAGTAGGCAGTACTTATTGCGATGAGAACTATGTAGAACCTTATCTGGCTTTCCAAAACCCAATAAATTTTTCTGGAGATTTTTTTGGAAGCAATGCCTATTATGGGCTTGTAAGAGAGAGTATACCTAATAATGGATATACTGAGTCATACTTTTCTACTGAAGAATCGGATGACATTATGTTGGATGCTTCCGTATATCCATTAATAATTAATAAACCTGGCTTGCTTTCCGGCAAGTTAATTCGTGAAACAACCCACAATGAAGAAGGAAAGTTGATTAAGGAGTCTAATTTCATCTATCGCAAGTATTATCGATTAATTGTAAAGGAGGAAGATTGCGCAAAGTTCATTAATTCGACTTGCTTCGAAAATGTTAGATTCTTCCCTTTATATACTGGTTTCGCTTTTTTAGTAAAAAAAGAAGAAATATCATTTAGTGGATTCAACGAGAACAAAATAATCACAGAATATAGTTATGATGGAATTCCTGATGTTTTCAAAAATGGTGAATGGGCTATGAAAATGAACTTATTAATGCCAGCTCCATTACATCATTTCATTTCAGGCACCCGTACTTCTTTAAGTGATAAATCAGAATTAATAGTTCAATCGAAATATCCAATAGATTATTCATCTGATATCAATGGATGGGCAACTACAAATAATTGGGATGCGGCATCATTAGCAATAAAGCACATGATTTCTAATTGGATAATTAATAAACCAATAGAACAGATAAACATTATAAAACGCGAAAACTCTGAGTATGTAATATCTTCTAATTTATTCACGTATGATTTTTTTTCTACTGCGGCTTTTTCTGGCATAAATATTAAATCAGTATTTGAGTTAAAACTTCAAAACCCAATTTCTTACAACGTGGGTTTTTCATCAAAAATTATCAAAGAAGGAAATAATTACAAATTCAATTTTAATGAAAATTACAAACCAAATATAATATTTGACGCATACGATTCCAATAATAATCTTCTGCAATACCATGAAATGTACAAACCAAACACAGCTTTATTAAGAGGTTATAAAAAAAGTTTAATAACTGTAAGTGCGGTTAATGCGGCATTTGATGAAGTATATTATGATGGTTTTGAGGAAAATCTTAACGTGAATGTACTAACTGATAAAAATAGCTCATATAATGGATTAAGATACATGAAAGCTAATAGCCTATTTATTGGCTGGATTAAGCCTAATGCCAAAACTTACATAATTACATATTGGTATCTTGTTGGGTTGGTTTGGAAATATGAAGAACAAATCTATGATGGACCTCTTACCCTATCCAAAGGAACAGGTTATGATGATATTTGTATTTACCCTTCTGATGCTAAGATAATGATATACAACTACAAACCCCTTATTGGACTAGAAAGTTTGACTGATTCGAGAGGAAATGTGAAACATTTTGAATATGATGATTTCAACAGACTCGAATCAATAAAAGATCAAAATAAAGATATAATCGGCGCATATATATATCATTATAATACGATTACAACTAATTTTCTAAACTCAGCGACAAGTATTACATTCAAAAAAGAAGGATGCCCCAATCAAGCTGTGGGTTCTTCTATAATTTATACTATCCCTGAAGGGAAATATAGTTCACCTTTTAGTCAAAAAGAAGCTGATGGAATGGCTCAAGAGGATCTAAAGAAAAATGGTCAAGCTTACGCAAATATACATGGGGAATGCTTAGGAGGAACCCAACCATATTTTAATGTTGATATGATTCGAAAATTTAAGGCCGAATGCGGCCCTGGTCAGGCAGGTGATGAAATAGAGTATATTGTTGATGCTGGAGACTTTAGTTCAATGATCAGCTTAAGTGACGCAAATAATAAAGCCCTGAATAAATTAATTTATCAAGGACAACTTGAAGCAAATCTTACTTGCCGTGATATGGGACAAGTAGAGTGGGATAGTTCTGTATCGGACAACAATGCTAGAATAGTTAGTATTAAATTCTATAATCTTAGCGGCACTACTCTATTATATCAATTAACAGCTCCAGAACTATATAATATGTATGATATTCATCACGTGAATACAGGAAATTATAAAATAATTGTAGAAGTACATGGGGACTATTACGAAGATATTGAACAAACTGGCTACAAGTCATTAAAGATGACTTCTTCTTCTGTGCCAATCCAGCAAATTTGTCTTAAACACCCACAAGAAGGTAAAAACTCTATATATATATTTAATTCCGTTAGTATTGGATTAATGGGTAGTGTTAGGTTTGTTATAATGGGAGTGAATTGTAATTGA